One Miscanthus floridulus cultivar M001 chromosome 11, ASM1932011v1, whole genome shotgun sequence DNA window includes the following coding sequences:
- the LOC136490825 gene encoding uncharacterized protein yields the protein MASPGAAAPAEFTQMEAARQSLIAISQSIPEIGAPVIRPPKGGGSGMDENGHEDVAEQRYRAKLISISNQSPDARPTPCPSKNGAA from the coding sequence ATGGCCTCACCCGGAGCAGCAGCACCGGCCGAGTTCACGCAAATGGAAGCCGCGCGGCAGTCCCTCATCGCGATCTCCCAGTCGATACCGGAGATCGGGGCGCCCGTCATCAGGCCGCCCaaaggcggcggcagcggcatggATGAGAACGGGCACGAGGACGTGGCGGAGCAGAGGTACAGGGCGAAGCTCATCTCCATCTCCAACCAGTCGCCCGACGCCCGTCCTACGCCGTGCCCTTCCAAGAACGGCGCCGCCTAA